The bacterium DNA window CTGATCGGAGAAGTTAAACCGGGAGGCGATTTCCTTGACCGAAAAGGCAGAGTGCCGGAGCAGGAGCCGCGCTTCTTCAATGCGCCGCTGCATCAGATAGTCATAAGGCGATGTCCCGAAATGGTTTTTGAACCGGCGGATCAGGCTGGCACAGGAGCATTTCTTTTCCCGGCAATAGCGGGCCAGGCAGACTTTGCGCTCCAGATTTTCATCCAGATATTTCTTAAGCTCCCCCACTTCCGTGGCAATGAAGGGAGTGGTGGCCCCATGCAGAAGGGTATGGCACTCCTCAAGAAAACGGTGAAACAGGATGGCCGCCTGCCGGTCGATTTCACCCCGGCTCAGCCTGAGCTGCATCATCTCATCAAAATATTTCTTAAGCTGTGGACAATCGGGAATAAAATATGTGTTACCGACATCGTAGATGCGGAGGAGATAATCCATCAACGCCCCATCGACCACAAAAAAAGCTTACTCCAGGGATCCCGTTTATCCGGCCAATACTTGTGATCACTATGCTTGTGCAAAAAATAGACACTATTATCCCCGGGAGCAAAGGCCTGTCCATTGATCTCGAGAATCCCCTTCCCCTTGTAGACGAATTCAACCGTGCAACACTCATAGTCGGCCCGCTCGATGGCCTGCGTTCGGGCATCGGCAATTCCATGGGTGGCGGCCAGCAGGGTGAAGGGAAAAGCGGCCGCACCATCGTGATGATTGGGTAAATCAGTCAAGATCACACATCCTTGTTAACATTTTACATCTAAAACACTTTATTTTTGTTTTTATACAGGCTGATAATGATAATATCACACATGAATATTTGAAATACCTATTTTCGAAATACAAAAAGGGTGCATCCATATGAAAGAGATTAAAATCGGGGTGATTGGCGTTGGGGG harbors:
- a CDS encoding AraC family ligand binding domain-containing protein; this encodes MTDLPNHHDGAAAFPFTLLAATHGIADARTQAIERADYECCTVEFVYKGKGILEINGQAFAPGDNSVYFLHKHSDHKYWPDKRDPWSKLFLWSMGR
- a CDS encoding AraC family transcriptional regulator, translating into MDYLLRIYDVGNTYFIPDCPQLKKYFDEMMQLRLSRGEIDRQAAILFHRFLEECHTLLHGATTPFIATEVGELKKYLDENLERKVCLARYCREKKCSCASLIRRFKNHFGTSPYDYLMQRRIEEARLLLRHSAFSVKEIASRFNFSDQYYFSNYFKRKTGLSPLKYKKEMQKAISVQQVNQTK